The sequence below is a genomic window from Serratia nevei.
CGCCGGCCAGCAGCAGCACCGCCTTGATGATTTGCACCCAGGTGGTGGCCAGCATGCCGCCGAACAGCACGTACAACACCATCAGGATACCGACCAGGATCACCGCCACGTGGTAGTTGAGCCCGAACAGTAGCTGGATCAGCTTGCCGGCGCCGACCATCTGCGCGATCAGATACAGCGCGACTACCACCAATGAGCCGCAGGCCGACAGGGTGCGGATCGGTTTCTGCTGCAGACGGTAAGAGGCGACATCGGCAAAGGTATAACGGCCGAGGTTGCGCAGGCGCTCCGCGATCAGGAACAGAATGATCGGCCAGCCGATGAGGAAGCCGATGGAATAGATCAGGCCATCATAACCCGAGGTGTAAACCAGGGCGGAGATGCCGAGGAACGAGGCGGCGGACATGAAGTCGCCGGCGATCGCCAGGCCGTTTTGCAGGCCGGTGATGCGTCCACCCGCGGTGTAGTAGTCCTGGCGGGAACGGGTGCGTTTGGACGCCCAGTAGGTGATGTACAGGGTGGCGCCGACAAACAGGATAAACATCACGATAGCCTGGATGTTCAGCGGCTGACGATGCACCTCGCCGCCAATGGCGTCGGCGCAGGCCAGACCGGGCAGCAACAGCAGTGCAGCGGCGGACAATAAACGCTTCATTGTTTCACCTCACGCAGGATTTCTGCGGTGAGGCGATCGAACTCGCCGTTGGCGCGAAACACGTAGATCCCGGTCAAGACGAAAGAGATCACGATCAGCCCGACGCCGACCGGGATCCCGCGGGTGATGGTCGATCCGGCGGCGATCGGCGTGCCGAGCCATTGCGGATCGAAGGCGATCAACAGAATAAAGCCGACGTACAGCGCCAGCGTAATCAGCGAAAGCAGCCAGGCGAACCGGCCGCGTTTTCTCACCAGCTCTTTAAAGCGCGGGTTTTCTTCAATCCCTTGATAAATGGTGTCATTCATCAGAGTGTCTCCAGTAGGTATTGATAGAGTACGCCGCGCCAGGGCCGCTCAACGGCGCGTTATCCGAATGAGCGGCCTGAAGCGGCGTAAATTATGACGGCACTTTCATTGATTGTTTTTCTTCCAACAGCTTGTCGACTACGGCCGGATCCGCCAGCGTGGAGGTATCCCCCAGGTTGCTGGTGTCGCCGGCGGCAATTTTGCGCAGGATACGCCGCATGATCTTGCCGGAACGCGTTTTGGGCAGCGAATCTGTCCAGTGCAGCACGTCCGGCGTGGCGATCGGCCCTATCTCTTTACGCACCCAGTTGCGCACTTCGGTATAGAGCTCCGGCGTCGGTTCTTCGCCGTGATTCAGCGTGATGTAGGCGTAGATCGCCTGGCCTTTGATGTTGTGAGGAATGCCGACCACCGCCGCTTCGGCGATTTTCGGGTGCGATACCAGCGCAGACTCGATCTCGGCGGTGCCCAGACGGTGGCCGGAGACGTTCAGCACGTCGTCGACGCGGCCGGTGATCCAGTAGTAACCGTCCTCGTCGCGGCGGGCGCCGTCACCGCTGAAGTACATGCCTTTGAAGGTCGAGAAGTAGGTTTGCTCGAAGCGGTCATGATCGCCAAACAGGGTACGCGCCTGGCCCGGCCAGGAGTCGACGATCACCAGGTTGCCTTCGCAGGCGCCTTCCTGCGGTGTGCCGACGTTATCGACCAGCGCCGGCTGTACGCCGAAGAAAGGCCGCGTGGCGGAACCGGCCTTCAGCTCGGTGGCGCCCGGCAGCGGGGTAATCATGAAGCCGCCGGTTTCGGTTTGCCACCAGGTATC
It includes:
- a CDS encoding DUF485 domain-containing protein translates to MNDTIYQGIEENPRFKELVRKRGRFAWLLSLITLALYVGFILLIAFDPQWLGTPIAAGSTITRGIPVGVGLIVISFVLTGIYVFRANGEFDRLTAEILREVKQ